The proteins below are encoded in one region of Salvelinus namaycush isolate Seneca chromosome 39, SaNama_1.0, whole genome shotgun sequence:
- the LOC120032556 gene encoding zinc finger protein 2 homolog, with protein IHQRIHSGEKPYGCDQCGKSFTQLSNLVVHQRTHTGEKPYSCDQCGKSFTTSSYLTIHQRIHTGEKPYGCDHCGKSFTGLQTLKSHQRIHTGEKPYSCNQCGKSFTTSSCLTKHQRTHTGEKSFGCDQCGKSFSHPSSLIVHQRTHTGEKPYSCDQCGKSFSTSCYLTIHQRTHTGEKPYSCDQCGKRFSTSSYLTIHQRTHTGEKPYSCDQCGKRYSDKRPLIKHQKIHT; from the coding sequence atacaccagagaatacactctggagagaaaccttatggctgtgatcaatgtgggaagagttttactcagctaagcaacctggtagtacaccagagaacacacacaggagagaaaccttatagctgtgatcaatgtgggaagagttttactacatctagctatctaactatacaccagagaatacacacaggagagaaaccttatggctgtgatcactgtgggaagagttttactgggctacaaaccctgaaatcacaccagagaatacacacgggagagaaaccttatagctgtaatcaatgtgggaagagttttactacatctagctgtctaactaaacaccagagaacacacacgggagagaaatcttttggctgtgatcaatgtgggaagagtttttctcaCCCAAgcagcctgatagtacaccagcggacacacacaggagagaaaccttatagctgtgatcagtgtgggaagagtttttctacatctTGCTATCTAACtattcaccagagaacacacacaggagagaaaccttatagctgtgatcagtgtgggaagcgtttttctacatctagctatctaactattcaccagagaacacacacaggagagaaaccgtatagctgtgatcaatgtgggaagagatactctgataaaagacctctgattaaacatcagaaaatacatacatga